CCTACCTTCTCTCTTTAACCTACAACCGCTGTtttagagagacttgcagctttgggaGACAAACACACTTGGTTGGTATACCATTTATGTAtggcaaaagtcttcaaccatACTCTGTAAACTCAACCGTCACGAGCTGTCATTGGCGAACCTCAAAACACGACTACTTagagagacattggtgtaCAAACATCAAGTGCAGCTTAGAGAAACTGATGTTAAGGAGACAATGTATTGAACATGAAgggactgtcaaaaatgttaatCTTAGGGAGACTTGCTATCGTTGAGAAACACTACTTTAGACAGACTTGACtgtattttctttccaaaGATTCTCCTCAGCAATATTGACGTCCCATTTTTACTATCCTCATTGATCCGATATGTTCCATGTCGCCGTCTCAGATCGCGTCCGCCTCTGCTCGCTCCAGCCCGCGATACTTCTTACGGCCAAAAAGATCCATTACTGCGAGCGATGAAATCATTCCACAGCTTTGCTCACCTTTTTGACAACAAAATCTCGATATTTGCGTTCCGGGCCCGATTAATCAACGTTTCGTTGTAATCCCCAGTgttaagtttaatttttttccttacCTCCTTATTATATTTAGCATTACGCTGTAAGATTACCTTTGCTAAGCCCAATGGGTGGACATatatatttgaataaacataaacatgaTTGCAAAGGTATTAGAAAATTACGGACAGATCAACGAACAAACGTTGATCGCACGAAGGTAACGCAAACCGACCAGCAGCTCCACATCGTCGCCGGCGATGTGGCTCCACCTTTTCCAATTCATGGAAGCAACGCGGACGGTACGTGTGACTAGGAGAATGAGGTCATAGACTACAGTAGTTGTGTTGCAGTGACCTGGAAAGCACCGAGCATAATAACCGGACATAGCAAAAGCGGCGAGCCGAAGAATGAAGGCGTAAGAGTGCCGCTCGTATTGTTGGGCGAGCGGCACAAAACGTTCGTCTCAAACACAAGAGGCGAAATGCTTTGTGAACTATGCGCAAATACTCGTCACTCGGCATTGAGCGCTCTAGTGTTGGTGATATCTGACGTGTGGAGGAACATGGGTAAACGTTTCGATTTTACGATCGCCAAAGGGAGAATTGTAGAGCACCGTTGGTAACATGTATTGAGTTGCTAATAACATCAGCAAGAggcggaaaagaaacaattcaTTACCTCTTTCTTCTAGCAACGCTTAACAAGAGGAGCGGATTCTTACAGCCATCGCTCCCACTAAGCTTATCCCAACGTACAGAAACACACTGCATATAGCTTAACCTTTCAGGGTCTCATCCAAACGTTCCCGATATAACATGGAATTGGTCGTTGAAATGCGAACGCGGCGTTGACTTCTTGTTAGTAGATGCAGGGTTTTCCTCTTCCATGGAAACTGTTTCCAAGGTATTGTGTATCTTAAGAGTGCGATTTGGGAAAACTTCTTCCAGGTTACTTCAGTTAACGCTTTGGAAGCTGCAAAGCCCTGTACACGATGTAAGCCGTAGGAACGTACCTTAGGTGCCTGCAGCATCCGGTGAGAATGCTTCTGTAGCCTAACGTGTGAATGCGACGTTGATGACACATTATGATGACACGCGTTGACAAACGATGCACGATCGTAACCGGTCACAGCGGCGCCATCGTAATAACCGTGAGTTtgaaagatgcaaaaaaaaaaaacacccaaacactGTCAAAACATTTAACACGATCTACGCACGATTCTACACCGAACAAATCATCACACATTACGGCAAGAGCTGGAACCTAACTTGCGATGCTTTCATTCTCAACCGTGATCTTCTGCACCcctcacacacgtacacacgcgcacacaaacactcgcTTTGCCAGCTTAATAATGTGAGTCATTGTTTTTCGATGCAACCAACATCGGCATCGTCACGAATTAACGGTGTCTTCGCTGCTTGTGTTCTGTTGTAGTCTTTCTACCATCGCAGCACCCGACTCTCTGCGGTAACCTTTATCTTTTACGCTCACCGAGTAAATATcatcctaaaaaaaaaaaggttatttcTTTTGGGTGCATAAGCAATCCCAGAGATTACACCGAAGCATTCCAGGATGCGAGATGCGGAGGGAGACTTTAACGCCGTTAGATTGATCGCGCTGATCGTGCAGCAGCCCCGGGCCAGAGTAAGGGGGTTGCGGATATCTGGAAAGTGGGAAAATCTTGAAAAGCATTAAAACGATTCGTGTCACCGGGATACCGTTGAGATGCCCGATTTTCTGTACCAGAAATTCTCTTCTTTAAAACCCCATCGCCAGCCGGTCGGCGTTGAAAGACAGGTtccaacgattttttttttgtggatgaTGGTTCTACGTGTCTAGAAGCGGGAACATAACGAGCAGTAACAAAAATCACCCGAAGACTTCATCGATCGTTCGTCCCTTCCCTTGTCGAGTGCACTTGAAAACGTCAACACACAAGCTGCTTCGCGTCTAGTTTCAGTTTCAGCTACGGGAACTTACGGCATCATAACCTTTTGAAGCAGTGGATCAATTTCAGTTTCTTTCATCCTTCCATCATGCGTTCCGTTTGCGTGGTTTTGTTCTGTCTTGCACGATGAAATTGGACCAGTTGCATCGAGAGCAATCGGTGCGGGTATTGTTGTATGATTCCTGTGGATGccgaagcaaaaagaaagaaagtttgCCGGGAAGGTCTactagtaaaacaaaacaaaaaaaaggatcattaATACTTTGCTCCATAGCCTACTAACTCTACCAATCCAAACATAcccatttattttttgttcattgacATTTGTCCGGCCGTCCTGGCttaacaaattttgcttattgcaaacggcgccgatcttcacacgaacggatcggttcaaaatcccattcggaccgaAGGAAGGACTCGAAGGAAATCCCACTAAGGTTGTAATTATGTAATAATTAGGTAACTAGATGCAGGAAAGGAGACCAGAACGACATTATACTACATTTATTGCTACAAAATACAAGATCATTAGACGAACACCATAAAATAAAGTTGTCGGCAAAGAAAGGCAATCGCCGACAATAGATGTAGTCGTAGAAGATCGTCGTTTTAAAGGGATACACAGGGTGTCCCAGGGAGTATAAACAcgataaaaaagtaaaaaaatataaagctTTTAGCAGAATGCATATGGGTTATGTAATAACCAGTTCTCTATCGTGTTCTTAGTTAATaccatagaaaaaaaatcaaatttgtcAATCGTATGCCAAAGATCGTACTTTTGCCCTAACGCTTCTCATCAGTTTCAGCACAGACTTCTTCACAACCGTATTAGACACTTGTTTCCAGTCTTCCGctagtttctttttattgtgtCCGCTGCTTTGGCTTGTTTTCTTACCCCAAAATGTTGCGATTGATCTGGTTGCAGCGCAGTTCGGTGGATGCATATGTTTCGGCACGTAAGGTACCACATTCGCCATAACATCGCCTTACTACTGATTTATCAGCATCATCGACATCAGGGGTATCACGTACGGTGACTCCGGTGACTATTGACTCTCCGgaaattttgattaaatttgaattctgAATTTGCTGGATTCTTACCATGGCACATTGGACGATGCTCTTTGAAGTACCCCCTCTTTGAAGTTTGAAGAAGTTTTCGCCGATTGACTCAGCGAGATGTTTGGAATAGAGCACCATTTCGACACAATGCTCTTACACTTTTCGGGTGAAATTTCTCGCATTTTGATGGAAGcggtgaaataatttaattccgATGCACACACTTACTGTTTCTAGTGTACACATCGTCATCCGTTTTGCATGTAGCCTCGTATAGATATCGTGCTTCTGCTTGCTGAGACACCCTATACCTGTGGAACAGTATGAATTGCTCCTCAATGTTTTACCTCGTACAATCAAATAATTTCTCAACCACAgtaaacaaaactacaaactGCAAGCTATTGttaaaatacaatatttcactttatgCAATATTTCCGTTCCAACATAGTTCAATTTATCGGAGATACATTCGTACACGGTTTCCTAACCTGGTGGAAGCGATACAGTATGACTGCCCGGTGGTTGCATTCCTCACTTGCAAACACTTGCTATTACTTTCATATGCACGTTACATACTACCTAACAACGGGCAAGAAGCAAAGACGCAACATACAACACAACCCCCCGACGACCTCCATCGTTCGATATGATTTagtgaaatttattgcaaaaaaaaacaaaactaaattcGTTAACACTATTACTGTAACCCGGCAGCAGAGAAGGTTCGTTCGAACCCAGAAGAGATTCAAAATGTCTGACCTAAAGTTCACTAGGGAGCAGCACACGAAAACGGAGTGCCCGGGTGGGATTTTATATACTGAACGGTAACCGATACTTATGAATGGGAGTGAACAATGCATTGGAATGTTGGGGAGGGCGTTAAAGAATTTTGCGGCAGTCTATACATTGTACGGTCTTGTGATTTAATGATGCTAAACAATCATTTGCGAAATAATGTTAAACGAACTCTTCATTCTGTCCCTTGCTTCCGTGCACGATGTCTTTTCTACGCATTTAAAATCTGTGTGCTGTACATTCGGCCCTAAACCGGCGTGTTgcatatgtttgttttgttcgttcgttcgctacTATCGAATGCACTCTTAAAATGTAGGGTTTTGTCGCTTTTTGAAATAGTACGATGCTCGTAGATTGGAGATGGGGAAAAGTGATTAAAATCTTCAACTGTACATACACGTAACTAGTGGACAGTGGAACGCGCACACCTATCTCGGaaccttccctttttttttgttggataacCACCGCCTGTCTTTCATACCTAATTTATACAACCTACGAGTTCCGTTTTGTTCGCACCTCTCAAATATGCTATCACTTCCTTAAGAGCTGCCGCCGTTATACGATTTCATCTAGCtaataaatacacaaaaaaaaaaatatatacgaATTCGGTCTTTTAGCAGCTGCAACCAACCACCAGCACAGCGGGTGGACAttttcaaaagcaaaacgcCACACCGCCTCTGGGGTGGATGAATTTTAAGGcatcgtgttttgtttttctttctcctttttgctattttacaTTTCTAAGGCGctgcaatcgatcgatcggtaatGGCGATCGACGGTAAATATGCGTAACAATCATatttactactactaccaagTACTCTATAGGACGATCGAGGTGTAAacggtttttcgttttcctcgCGATATTTGTGTGTATTCCGTTGCGTAGTTCGTTCATCTAAAATAACACATTTCGTCTTCGGTTTTTTATCTAATCTTAGCGCGACTATTACACCTTAATGGAACTACATCGGCTTCACCCTAAATGCTGTTGTTGTCTATTGATTATTCCTTATATCTTTCTAGCATACACGTTCGTACAGCGACCACATCATACTTGTGTCTAATCAATTCCATTACGTTACACAGTTCAATAGCACAtaggaaaaatgttttgatttttcttcactATAAAagtcttgttttgtttttgctgcattCGACTTTAATCTAAACTTTCATCGCTCCCCATTCCTTGCCTTGGCTTATATGTCCTAAAAATTAATAACGGTATAGCAGTAAtcttaaacaaaaatgatttggaTAACGAAAACCGAAAATGAACGACAgaaatttttcctttccctatcgtttcacattttctttgcttgttggggttttttgttttttggagtCCTGAATTATAATTCTAGCTGTTGAATTTCATTCTACGCGGATAGCTCGGAACCGCCTAGCGCGTCTAATActagaaaaatattattttttgtttaaacacaATATAAGCACACCTCTTCTTTGTGGACGATGATATCGGGAATACACCTACGAGCCGGTGGTGTGGGGACACATCGCACATGAGTCATCACGAGACCCTAGCTGCTCCCGTTCTAGAAGCGACCGGCAAAAACCGGGCTTGAGGTTAGTGAAGCCTTCCAAAAGGGAAAGAAGGACCACAACCAATAAACCAAGAAAATACTCCgaagggaaagaaagagagagagcgtgcGTACTGTATATGCGAGCAACGCCCTTTCGGCAACTACATATCCTGGCACGTAAGCTGGTTTTGTTCGCGCGTTGCTTTGGATGTTCCAGTTGGCGGTTTGCACTATTAATCACCCACGCATAGTTTGGGCGAACCATTGGAAGCCAGCTACATGATACATTCACAGTATTGTAGCTGACTCATGGAGCTTGACATTTGACGCGTCTGGGGCATTAATAAGACCTGTACACTAGAGGGTGAGGAGTACGGCCGAAGGGCGACGTAATAAATGGCAGTAAGATGGAACTGTATACGCATAAATGCAAGTATGAATCAATCGATGGAACAGCTTTAATTCGTTTCAagcttaaataaatattttgccaGTATTTCTATAACATACCAGATTGCAGGGAATGTTGACTCGTGCGATTGCTAACACGTTTGAGACTCGTAGGAACATGTGCGATGTTGTCTGTCTAAAATTGTGCATATATCCTTCTAAAGAAAGAGATGTTTCATTCCTTCAAGAAACAGACCAAGCTACGGTTCCCGGTATGGTGAAGTAGCTGCACTAGCTTCACTTTCGAATACTCATGTTTGTCCTAAGGAAGGTTGTTCTCTTCGATACGCAAGCTATGAGATACGGTGGTTCAGAGCTACTGAACGGAAGATCATCACAAAATAGAGAAAACAGGATCGTCTATCGCCTAGTTTGATTAAGACAAGTACCACAGTACGCTCATGCATACGTTCTTGCATCCCTTTGCTATCGCGTTCACACGATTTCTCACGGCGCGACTTGCCCACCCTTTTCTCTATCACACACGTTCACCCCCGTGCGTTCGTCTCATATCCTCCAGCCTTCGTCGTCATCCACGTTCGAATCGGTGTCGGAAGGCTCTTCGCCGTACATGTCGGCCAGCTTCCGGAACCGCGGTCCAAAGTTAGACAGATAGTTGAACTTCAAGTCACCCTCGTCGGTACAGGAGGCCAGACTCGACAGCGAGCCCGTACTGTTACCATCGCCCTCGTAAGCATAATGTCGCACGTCGTCGATCGGGTACGCGTCCGCATCTTTGTCGCATGCGTCCTTCTTGTCGGTGAGGAAAGCGCCAATGTCGGGCACCTCCGTAGTTGCCTCCTTCTGTCGCAACTCACTGCCGTACGGCTTGTCGAGATAAATCGGCGGTGCCTGCAGCACGGTGAGATCATATTCAGCGTCTCGTTCACCACCACCCTCCTCCTCGTAGTTGATTATCGTTTCCCGTATGTCGTCCATGTCTTTCTCGTGCCAACCGTCCTGGTGTTTCTTGTGGACGACCACCGCAAGCAGCAATACCAGCAGCAACACGATGCAGGCAATGATCGCGATCAGGAAGTAAGAATCGATGCCAAACGATACGGCCACTGCCACGGAACGTTGACAACCGGGATCGGCATTTTTCGACAGGCTCGGCAGTCCAAGATCATACGTGCGCTCGTTGATGGTGAGGTTTCTCAGGCAGCCGCTGAAACCTTTGTCCTGTGGTACGTACGTCCAGTTGAACAATGATCCGAGATAGTCTAAATTGACGGCTGCACCACCAAGCTGAAGAGGAGCGTTTACGTTCAAGAAACGGTTTGGTCCTTTCGGTGCATCCAGACTCATGCACGTGGAAAGCTTGCAGTTGTCTACGATCATCTCGATCGTTTGTGGTTGCAGTACGATTTCTACGGTAAATGGTTTGCCCTGGGGGAACCGATGGCGATGTTCGATCCGGATAGTGCCGCTGCCATAGTCGAGCAGCAATACTGGAAGCCCTTTGACGAGTTCTAGCGCCAAGAAATCTTGCACGGGCAACCGAGGATTATAGTTAAGCGGTCCAATGTACATCACCAAGCCATCTTCCAGGTGTGGTGACAGCTCTAGACTGATTCGCGTCATGTTACAGGGACTGATCGGTGGGTAAAGAGCATACCCACTACCATAGAATCCGATGCTAAGCATCTCGCAATGAGGACCTTCGAAGCCTTCTAGACAGGAACACCGATCGTTTATCAGGAAGCCTCCATTTAGACATGTAAGCGCAGGGGGAGCCACCTCGCATACGCACTCCGCCTGTACGAAGGCATTCACACCCACGAATGAACTGGTGTTTGTGTAAACTGCGATCGGGACGTTCGATTTGTAGAGTGTGTTCTTGCACGATAGTTCACAGTTGCGACCCTCTTCGATGCACTCGTCGATTCCCACCATTAACACCGACAGCCCCACATCCTCCTCGAGCTGTCGGAGTCGATAGCCGAGCATTCCGTTGAGTCGCTCAGGTGCGTAATAAGGACTACCGTGGGCTGAAAACCGTACATCCAAGAATGTACCGTTGGCATTGTCGCGCTTCAGAACAGTGAACACGTCCACATTCTCGCGACTCACGTTGAGAGTGTTCGCAATGCTCGTTTGCAGTCGATCTTTGGGTGTAGTCAGTTGGCCAGGTGTACGCGACACGAACTCCTCCGCCGTTACGTTATGGAAACGGATCGATCCACTCTTATCCACTGCCTCCTCGGGGATCTCTTTCACTGTTACTATTACTTTAGCCGTGACGTTGTGGCGCGGGAAGTAGTTCGACTGTTCAATCACATGGAAGTTTAGCTCATACTCTCCACCTCGTGTACCTTGTAGCATCGTGATCATGCCTGTGTCCCGATTTAGATCGAAGTAGTCGACCGACTGATGACGAGTAGCATCGTCCCACTGGAACGTCTTGTCCGGTAGATCCCAGTCGTCCGGATCATCCACATATACTCGACCGACTTCCGTATTTGGAGATTCGCCCTTGTAGTTGTAAACGAAGATACGACTTTCGCCTGGCCTCATCTCGTTGTCATTTTCATCGCCAATCACTAACTGCAGTATACTGACGTCGCTCATCGGCTCTTCACCAGAGTCGCTGATTCTGATCGGTACTCGATACTCTTTCTGCTCCTCTCGATCAAATTCCACCAGCGCATATAGTTCGTCTCCTTGCACTTGGAAACGTTCTTTGATTTCGTATGGCGCGTTAGGATCAATGCTGTAATGGAACGGTGGACCATTCTGTGCCTCATCGACGTCTTCTGCCGTCAACCTCACTATCAATCCCGGAGAGCGATTCTCTCCCCACACAACAGGCATTGCGTTCGATAGATATGGTGCGTTGTCGTTGATATCTTCCAGAAAAATGTTCACAGTAGCCGGCGTTTTCTTTCCTGCACCATCTTCATCCGTTGCGGTGATAATAAATTGCCAGCTCTTAAAGCCTTGTGGAGGATCACGATCAAGCGCCTTTCTTAGCCGCAGACATCCGGTGTCATCGATCTCCAGCAAGTCCTCCTGTTCTTTTACAAACGAGAAACGAATGTGTTGCGGTTCGTCTCGATTCTCGATGTCCGGATCAAACGCCTGGATGGTCATGATGCAGCCAGGAGGAATCGTTTCTTCTTGAATCGTCACATTGCGGAGGTCAATGAAGCGTGGCGGATTATCGTTGACATTTTCGATTTTGATAGAGACAGTTGCGTTGTCCTGGAAGATACCATCGTCCGCTTGCACTATCAACTGGTAGCTACGGATTGTCTCATAGTCCAGGCGGCTGTTCACTGAGATGCGACCTGTGTTTTCATCTATCTTGAACGCATCACCCACATTACCTTCAATAATGCTGTAGGTAATTAGCGAGGCTGTGTCCTGATCTATAGCAGTCACTTCGATCACTACCGTGTTAATGTTCGCATCTTCCGGTACATTTTCTGCCACAAAATGATCTTTTACGAATTTCGGTTGATGATCGTTCTTGTCCGAAATCTTAATAATAAATAGCTGTGAGATACTGTTCGGCTTGCCGTTTCTGTATAAAGCCGATGGGGAGTTGTCTTCGGCGATGATCTTTAAATGATAAGAATCCGTTGCTTCTCGGTCAAACTCCACCAGTGAGGTAATGTTCCCCGTTCGACTATCGATGTGGAACAACTGCTGATTTTCGTCGTCGAACCGGTACGATACGATGTTGTTGGCCGAAGTTCCATCGAGATCGTATGCTCGTACCTGCATCACAGCAGTACCGGGTGGCTCGTCTTCGGGGATCGTTCCCGACGTCACCTCCGTGAACACCGGAATAATGTCGTTTTCATCCAACACCTTGATCTTAAGCACAGCTTCTGCGACCAGATCATGTGAATTTTTTACACTCACTGTCAGAGTATACTCCGTCACGGTTTCATAATCCAACGTCTTCCCTAGCTTGATTGAGGCAGTGTTATTGACCTGTTCCAGTAGGAAGGTATTTTTAGAATTCGTTTGTTCAGCACGACCTTGAATCAGTTCGAAGATGACTTCCGGTTTCTCAGGAATGTTTGATTCTGCATCGAATTCTGCTAATGATTCGGTGTAATTCTTAAACGTTTCATTTAACACGATCGGCGTAGCTTGTACCTTGGTGAAGTAAGGTGGAAGTTTATTGGACTCCACAACACGCACTTTAACGTCCACCTCCGCATCCTGTACAGCCTCCCCCTGAGGATCCACATTATAAGCTCTCACGCGGATCGCATAGTACTGGCCAGGACTGCGATCGACCGATTTTGTTAGAGTGAGCACACCGTTATTCTcgtttattttgaaataacTGCTGTCTGGGTTCTGCTGCACGATTTCGTACTTGATAATGCTGTTATCTCCGTCATCCATATCTGTCGCCGAAATGGTTGCTACCCGCTGGTTTGCTTTCATGTCTTTCGTCACAGACTCTTCATAGCGCACCTTATCGAATACAGGCGGATTGTCGTTGATGTCAAGGATCGTCACTTTGAAGGTGCACACATCGTCCAGCCGAGGTCGCCCGTTATCGGTCGCACGAACCGTAATGTAGATCTCCTTCTCACGAATAGGCTCATCCCGATCGAAGATGTGAGCCGTTGTGATCTCACCAGTGCTCTTGTCAATGCGGAAGCGGGCTCGTTCTCCCGGCGTTGTTACGAAGCTGTACTCGATCGTTTGTCGGGGGTCAGGATCAGTGGCGGTTACTCGCAGCACCGGTGTACCCACCGACTGTTCCTCCTTCAACATCGGTTTGTAACTGTCACACTCTACGAAGCTCGGTTTCCGATTGTCACGCAAGTGTTCTGGCCCAACATACGACTCTCTAGATGAGCCACTATTGCCAATGCCAATATTGCTGTTAACGGTCCCGCTTACGCCGCCAGCATAATCATTCGCGCTGAGGGTATTGCCAGTATCGTACAGTGTGCTGAACGCATTCCGTTTTCGTCGCTGTCCTCCGGTAAACAGCTCACGATGGTAGTCGTACAGTTTACTCACGCCACCTGATAATCGATCATCTTGAACGAGattgttgctttgcttttgtgaTGCTCTGTCACTTCTATGACTACTTTCATTTGCTGTTACTAGCGCGGGTATATAACTGTACCAGCATAAAGCTAATACGAATAGAGTGAATAGCGCCATTGGTTGGCGCATTTTTCTACCTCTTCTTAACATGGCATGTGCCTTTACAATATGTGTTCGCGAACGGCTCCTTCGGTGGAGCACGTCCAACAATCGCTCGTACTTCGTTTACGCAGTAGCTGTATTGTTCCCAGGCTGGTTGGCGATAGGAAGCGTACGTTAAAAATAGCCGCAACTATAAACCGTTCGCCGACGTGCGACAAACCGATGGGTGATTATTTAAAGTTGTGAGCAATACTGCAGCTTTCATTTGAGATTCGCTTCTTGGTTCCTCTATTAAGGCTTGTTACATACGTACGCCTGATCAGATACTACAGCTGTGGATCGTATGTTCTAAGGTTGGCAAGACATCATTTCCTGATATTCCGATCATCAGACGACCAGAGTAGACGACAATCTGCGAACGTGCATCTGCAAATGGACAAAAGGAACGGTGATAAGttcaatggaaaataaataagacACGCAACGACTGATCTGCGTTAAAATCTTAACTGGATCGTGCCCCCTACACAAGACTATTAACAAAGGGCATTTCAAGTGACAGATAACCAACCATTAGATGCGGCAGGCCGAAGCATGAAATAAAAAGTAGAAGAACGTAAGAATACGTGTATTGATAACAGCGTGCGATCACGCCTCATCAGTGTattatgaaattgttttaatgagATTTATGAGGGATGGTTGAGAGGGTATGCACAATCACACTAAAG
This Anopheles marshallii chromosome 3, idAnoMarsDA_429_01, whole genome shotgun sequence DNA region includes the following protein-coding sequences:
- the LOC128711052 gene encoding DE-cadherin, with the translated sequence MLRRGRKMRQPMALFTLFVLALCWYSYIPALVTANESSHRSDRASQKQSNNLVQDDRLSGGVSKLYDYHRELFTGGQRRKRNAFSTLYDTGNTLSANDYAGGVSGTVNSNIGIGNSGSSRESYVGPEHLRDNRKPSFVECDSYKPMLKEEQSVGTPVLRVTATDPDPRQTIEYSFVTTPGERARFRIDKSTGEITTAHIFDRDEPIREKEIYITVRATDNGRPRLDDVCTFKVTILDINDNPPVFDKVRYEESVTKDMKANQRVATISATDMDDGDNSIIKYEIVQQNPDSSYFKINENNGVLTLTKSVDRSPGQYYAIRVRAYNVDPQGEAVQDAEVDVKVRVVESNKLPPYFTKVQATPIVLNETFKNYTESLAEFDAESNIPEKPEVIFELIQGRAEQTNSKNTFLLEQVNNTASIKLGKTLDYETVTEYTLTVSVKNSHDLVAEAVLKIKVLDENDIIPVFTEVTSGTIPEDEPPGTAVMQVRAYDLDGTSANNIVSYRFDDENQQLFHIDSRTGNITSLVEFDREATDSYHLKIIAEDNSPSALYRNGKPNSISQLFIIKISDKNDHQPKFVKDHFVAENVPEDANINTVVIEVTAIDQDTASLITYSIIEGNVGDAFKIDENTGRISVNSRLDYETIRSYQLIVQADDGIFQDNATVSIKIENVNDNPPRFIDLRNVTIQEETIPPGCIMTIQAFDPDIENRDEPQHIRFSFVKEQEDLLEIDDTGCLRLRKALDRDPPQGFKSWQFIITATDEDGAGKKTPATVNIFLEDINDNAPYLSNAMPVVWGENRSPGLIVRLTAEDVDEAQNGPPFHYSIDPNAPYEIKERFQVQGDELYALVEFDREEQKEYRVPIRISDSGEEPMSDVSILQLVIGDENDNEMRPGESRIFVYNYKGESPNTEVGRVYVDDPDDWDLPDKTFQWDDATRHQSVDYFDLNRDTGMITMLQGTRGGEYELNFHVIEQSNYFPRHNVTAKVIVTVKEIPEEAVDKSGSIRFHNVTAEEFVSRTPGQLTTPKDRLQTSIANTLNVSRENVDVFTVLKRDNANGTFLDVRFSAHGSPYYAPERLNGMLGYRLRQLEEDVGLSVLMVGIDECIEEGRNCELSCKNTLYKSNVPIAVYTNTSSFVGVNAFVQAECVCEVAPPALTCLNGGFLINDRCSCLEGFEGPHCEMLSIGFYGSGYALYPPISPCNMTRISLELSPHLEDGLVMYIGPLNYNPRLPVQDFLALELVKGLPVLLLDYGSGTIRIEHRHRFPQGKPFTVEIVLQPQTIEMIVDNCKLSTCMSLDAPKGPNRFLNVNAPLQLGGAAVNLDYLGSLFNWTYVPQDKGFSGCLRNLTINERTYDLGLPSLSKNADPGCQRSVAVAVSFGIDSYFLIAIIACIVLLLVLLLAVVVHKKHQDGWHEKDMDDIRETIINYEEEGGGERDAEYDLTVLQAPPIYLDKPYGSELRQKEATTEVPDIGAFLTDKKDACDKDADAYPIDDVRHYAYEGDGNSTGSLSSLASCTDEGDLKFNYLSNFGPRFRKLADMYGEEPSDTDSNVDDDEGWRI